From one Cyanobacterium stanieri PCC 7202 genomic stretch:
- a CDS encoding hypothetical protein (KEGG: ana:all0589 hypothetical protein~SPTR: All0589 protein) gives MEKIYFYAPNKKTHSFFAGQIPQWNDIKEIRKFQSGNFTSWIFTTYCRIKNAGFPCEIIDYLPEKGIVIADRDTLGNIYPYLEKLMLICAKGDREYHPSAHLHIVHNMNDQKKIINSIWNPYYISHWPQPSIIPRKRDRNSLVENIAFIGSRSNICQELLSDKWIKSLEELDCKWYPMFDKNQWHDYSNIDAIVAVRSFDKLHYLHKPASKLINCWQAHVPAILTPESAFLAAKKSDLDFLVVNSIDETIEAVKKLKNNPQLYLAMVQNGQARYKEFSEDKITKDWINFFEKFAIPHYQEWLSMSEIERRTIFSKRYLRLKFERIKQRLKFN, from the coding sequence ATGGAGAAAATTTATTTCTATGCTCCTAATAAAAAAACACATTCTTTTTTTGCTGGACAAATACCACAGTGGAATGATATTAAAGAAATCAGAAAGTTTCAATCTGGTAATTTTACATCTTGGATTTTTACTACATATTGTAGAATAAAAAATGCTGGTTTTCCATGTGAAATAATAGATTATTTACCCGAAAAAGGAATAGTTATTGCGGATAGAGATACATTAGGTAATATTTATCCTTATTTAGAAAAATTAATGTTAATTTGTGCCAAAGGCGATAGAGAATATCATCCTTCAGCACATCTACATATAGTTCACAATATGAATGATCAAAAAAAAATCATTAATTCTATCTGGAATCCATATTACATATCACATTGGCCACAACCAAGTATCATTCCTAGAAAACGAGATCGAAATTCTTTAGTGGAAAATATTGCTTTTATAGGTTCAAGAAGTAATATATGTCAAGAACTATTATCAGATAAATGGATTAAATCCTTAGAAGAATTAGATTGTAAATGGTATCCTATGTTTGATAAAAATCAATGGCATGACTACAGTAATATAGATGCCATTGTTGCTGTTAGAAGTTTTGATAAACTCCATTATTTACACAAACCAGCTAGTAAATTGATTAATTGTTGGCAAGCTCATGTACCAGCTATACTAACACCAGAATCTGCATTTTTAGCTGCTAAAAAATCTGATTTAGATTTTCTTGTGGTTAACTCTATTGATGAAACAATTGAAGCTGTAAAAAAACTTAAAAACAATCCTCAATTATATTTGGCAATGGTACAAAATGGACAAGCAAGATACAAAGAATTTAGTGAAGATAAAATCACCAAAGATTGGATTAATTTCTTTGAAAAATTCGCTATTCCTCACTATCAAGAATGGCTTAGTATGTCAGAAATTGAGAGAAGAACTATATTTTCAAAACGCTATTTAAGATTAAAATTTGAAAGAATAAAGCAAAGACTAAAATTTAATTAA
- a CDS encoding glutamate synthase (NADH) small subunit (PFAM: Pyridine nucleotide-disulphide oxidoreductase~TIGRFAM: glutamate synthases, NADH/NADPH, small subunit~COGs: COG0493 NADPH-dependent glutamate synthase beta chain and related oxidoreductase~InterPro IPR013027:IPR000759:IPR006005~KEGG: cyc:PCC7424_3656 glutamate synthase, NADH/NADPH, small subunit~PFAM: FAD-dependent pyridine nucleotide-disulphide oxidoreductase~SPTR: Glutamate synthase, NADH/NADPH, small subunit;~TIGRFAM: glutamate synthase, NADH/NADPH, small subunit) produces the protein MGKPTGFLEFARELPVDKDPLERIKNWDEFHLHLPEENLKNQAARCMDCGTPFCHTGELISGMASGCPVNNLIPEWNDLIYRGLWKEALERLHKTNNFPEFTGRVCPAPCEGSCVLGINNPPVTIKNIECSIIDHGWDQGWVTAEPPEKRTGKKVAVVGSGPAGLSAAAQLNRAGHWVTVYEKGDRPGGLLMYGIPNMKLDKEKVVMRRIRVLEEEGIKFICNTEIGRDITAEELVKENDAVILCIGAGKPRDLPIEGRDLKGIHFAMDFLTANTKAILDSNPEGLISAQGKDVVIIGGGDTGTDCVGTSVRHVCSSVTQLEIMPKPPEMRAKNNPWPEYPKVYRLDYGQEEAAAKFGDDPRFYTTTATKFEGDDHGDVKAVHTVQVEWQRNQEGRFIPNPIEGTEKVIPAQLVLLAMGFLGPEQLLLDQMGLEKDHRSNIKADYDDYATSIPNVFAAGDCRRGQSLVVWAFNEGRGVAQRCDRFLMGYSDLPK, from the coding sequence ATGGGTAAACCAACAGGATTTTTAGAATTTGCCAGAGAATTACCAGTCGATAAAGATCCCTTGGAAAGAATTAAAAACTGGGATGAGTTTCATTTACATTTACCAGAGGAAAACTTAAAAAATCAGGCGGCTCGATGTATGGATTGCGGTACGCCTTTTTGTCATACGGGAGAATTAATTAGTGGCATGGCCAGTGGTTGTCCTGTTAATAATTTAATTCCTGAATGGAATGATTTAATTTATCGTGGTTTGTGGAAAGAAGCCCTTGAAAGACTCCACAAAACCAATAACTTTCCTGAATTTACAGGAAGGGTATGTCCCGCCCCCTGTGAGGGTTCTTGCGTTTTGGGTATCAATAATCCCCCTGTAACCATCAAAAATATTGAATGTAGTATTATCGACCATGGTTGGGATCAAGGGTGGGTAACTGCTGAACCCCCTGAAAAAAGAACAGGCAAAAAGGTTGCTGTGGTGGGTTCTGGCCCGGCAGGATTGAGTGCGGCGGCGCAGTTGAATCGGGCTGGGCATTGGGTAACGGTATATGAAAAGGGCGATCGCCCTGGGGGCTTACTCATGTACGGTATCCCTAATATGAAATTGGATAAGGAAAAGGTGGTAATGCGCCGCATTAGGGTATTGGAAGAAGAAGGTATCAAGTTTATCTGTAATACCGAAATCGGTAGAGATATAACTGCCGAGGAATTGGTAAAGGAAAATGATGCGGTGATTTTGTGCATTGGGGCAGGAAAACCGAGGGATTTACCCATAGAGGGCAGAGATTTAAAAGGTATTCATTTCGCCATGGATTTCCTTACCGCCAACACCAAGGCAATATTAGATAGCAATCCAGAGGGGTTAATTTCTGCCCAAGGCAAAGACGTTGTGATCATCGGCGGAGGGGATACGGGTACAGACTGCGTGGGAACTTCTGTGCGTCATGTTTGTAGCTCCGTAACTCAATTGGAAATTATGCCTAAACCCCCAGAAATGAGGGCGAAAAATAATCCTTGGCCAGAATATCCCAAGGTTTATCGCCTTGACTATGGACAAGAGGAGGCGGCGGCTAAGTTTGGAGATGATCCCCGATTTTATACCACCACTGCCACCAAGTTTGAAGGGGATGATCATGGTGATGTAAAAGCTGTTCATACCGTACAGGTGGAGTGGCAACGCAACCAGGAGGGGCGTTTTATCCCTAATCCCATAGAAGGCACAGAAAAGGTTATCCCTGCTCAATTGGTGTTACTAGCCATGGGTTTTCTTGGTCCAGAACAGTTATTATTAGATCAGATGGGCTTAGAAAAGGATCATCGTAGTAATATCAAAGCTGATTATGATGACTATGCCACCAGCATTCCTAATGTGTTTGCGGCGGGGGATTGTCGACGGGGTCAAAGTCTTGTGGTATGGGCTTTTAATGAAGGTCGTGGAGTAGCCCAAAGGTGCGATCGCTTCTTAATGGGTTATAGCGATTTACCGAAATAA
- a CDS encoding NADPH-protochlorophyllide oxidoreductase (PFAM: short chain dehydrogenase~TIGRFAM: light-dependent protochlorophyllide reductase~COGs: COG1028 Dehydrogenase with different specificities (related to short-chain alcohol dehydrogenase)~InterPro IPR002198:IPR002347:IPR005979~KEGG: ter:Tery_0109 protochlorophyllide oxidoreductase~PFAM: short-chain dehydrogenase/reductase SDR~PRIAM: Protochlorophyllide reductase~SPTR: Light-dependent NADPH-protochlorophyllide oxidoreductase;~TIGRFAM: light-dependent protochlorophyllide reductase) has protein sequence MVNDQKSTVIITGASSGVGLQGAKALAKTGQWHVIMACRNLEKTQKVAKEVGIPEDSYQIIHLDLASLNSVRKFVEDFRATGRNLDALVCNAAVYYPLLKEPMYSEDGYEISVATNHLGHFLLCNLMLEDLKKSSNPHPRLIILGTVTANPKELGGKIPIPAPPDLGNLKGMEEGFKAPISMISGKKFKSGKAYKDSKLCNILTMKELHRRYHDSTGIIFNSFYPGCVAETDLFRNHYSLFQKIFPLFQKNVTGGYVSEELAGERLAKVVAEEEFGKSGVYWSWGNRQKEGRKPFAQEVSDEASDKNKAVKLWDLSAKLVGMN, from the coding sequence ATGGTAAACGATCAAAAATCCACAGTGATCATCACTGGAGCATCATCAGGGGTAGGTTTACAAGGAGCTAAAGCCCTAGCCAAAACAGGTCAATGGCACGTTATCATGGCTTGTCGTAACCTCGAAAAAACCCAAAAAGTAGCCAAAGAAGTAGGCATTCCCGAAGATAGCTATCAAATCATTCATCTTGACTTAGCATCCCTCAACAGTGTGCGTAAATTTGTCGAGGATTTTCGTGCCACAGGTAGAAACCTAGATGCTTTGGTATGTAATGCCGCCGTGTATTACCCCCTACTCAAAGAGCCTATGTATAGCGAGGATGGTTACGAAATAAGCGTCGCCACCAACCACCTAGGGCATTTTCTTCTCTGTAACCTCATGTTAGAAGATCTCAAAAAATCCTCTAACCCCCATCCTCGTCTCATAATCCTAGGTACTGTTACCGCCAACCCCAAAGAATTAGGCGGAAAAATCCCCATTCCTGCCCCTCCTGATTTAGGAAACTTAAAAGGTATGGAAGAAGGATTTAAAGCACCCATTTCTATGATTAGTGGTAAAAAATTTAAATCTGGAAAAGCCTACAAAGATAGTAAATTGTGTAATATTCTGACCATGAAAGAATTACACCGCCGTTATCATGACTCCACAGGTATTATTTTCAACTCTTTTTATCCCGGTTGTGTCGCCGAAACAGATTTATTCCGTAACCATTACTCCCTTTTTCAAAAAATATTCCCTCTTTTCCAAAAAAATGTGACAGGGGGTTATGTTTCCGAAGAATTAGCAGGGGAAAGACTTGCCAAGGTAGTGGCAGAGGAAGAGTTTGGTAAATCTGGAGTTTATTGGAGTTGGGGAAATCGTCAGAAAGAAGGCAGAAAACCATTTGCTCAAGAGGTTTCTGATGAAGCCAGTGATAAAAATAAAGCAGTTAAATTATGGGATTTGAGTGCTAAGTTGGTGGGTATGAATTAG
- a CDS encoding L-aspartate 1-decarboxylase (PFAM: Aspartate decarboxylase~TIGRFAM: L-aspartate-alpha-decarboxylase~COGs: COG0853 Aspartate 1-decarboxylase~InterPro IPR003190~KEGG: cyt:cce_0940 aspartate alpha-decarboxylase~PFAM: aspartate decarboxylase~PRIAM: Aspartate 1-decarboxylase~SPTR: Aspartate 1-decarboxylase;~TIGRFAM: aspartate 1-decarboxylase~manually curated): protein MKTIKLMHAKLHRVRVTEANVNYVGSITIDPELMEMVGILPLEEVEIANLNNAQRWSTYAIPGTRGSKEICPNGGAALLCEKGDILIIYAYEQCDRTYILEKGHQAKVLIAGENNEIEDFFIQTLSSENGKLEFEPRQKR, encoded by the coding sequence ATGAAAACTATTAAATTAATGCACGCTAAGTTACACCGAGTCAGGGTAACAGAGGCGAATGTTAATTATGTGGGTAGTATTACCATCGATCCCGAATTGATGGAAATGGTGGGTATTTTGCCCTTAGAGGAGGTGGAAATTGCTAATTTGAATAATGCTCAAAGATGGTCAACCTATGCCATTCCCGGTACAAGGGGCAGTAAAGAAATATGTCCTAATGGAGGCGCTGCTTTGTTGTGCGAAAAAGGAGATATTTTAATTATTTATGCTTATGAACAGTGCGATCGCACTTATATTTTGGAAAAAGGACATCAGGCAAAAGTCTTAATAGCAGGAGAAAACAACGAGATAGAAGACTTTTTTATTCAAACCCTCAGCAGTGAAAACGGTAAATTGGAATTTGAACCTCGACAAAAGAGATAA